GACCACCGCCGTCGCGGTCGCCGACGCCTTCTACCGCCGAGCCAACCTCGAGCACGCGGCCGCGTCGCTGTCGAACGTGCTGTCGGGGTGCCTGCTCGTCGCGCTGCTCGCGCTCGCCCTGCTCGCCAGCTACGTCCCCGAGACCAGCATCGCCGGAGTCGACCCCATGTCGGCGGTGCTCGTCGCGGTCTACGTGGGTGGGCTGGTGCTCATCCGTCGGGCCGGCGCCCAACCCATGTGGCAGGCCATCGCGACCGCGGAAACCCGACCCGACGTCCCCCACAACGAGAGCGCCCTCAACCAGCACTCGCCCGTCTGGTTGTGGAGCCGCTTCGCAGTCGTCGGGCTGCTCGTCGCCGGGGGCGGGTGGCTCGTCGCCCTCGCCGCGGAGAGCACCGTCGAGGTCACCGGACTCACCGCCGGGTTCGTCGGCGGCGTGCTCATGGGCGTGGTCAACGCCCTGCCGGAGACCGTCACCGCGGCCGCCGCCGTACGGCGTGGGGCACCGACCCTCGCCATCGCCGCCGTGCTCGGCGGCAACATCCTCGACGTGCTCACCCTGGTCGCCGGTGACCTGGCCTACCGGCACGGGTCGATCTACCACACGGCCGGCACCCAGGAACTGCTCACCACCACCACCAGCCTGTTCATGACCGCCGTCCTCCTCGGCGGGCTGCTCATCCGGCAAACCTGCGGGTGGGGCCGGCTCGGCTTCGAAGGCGTCCTGCTCCTGGCGAGCTACGCGGCCATGACCGTCATCCTCGCCGTCGGACACGGATAGCGGGGCTCGGTTGGGCCGTCGGGCGACGAGGCAACCCGGCTGGGCATGGCCGGCAGCGGAGACCGCTCGTTCCCGAGCTCTACGATGCGAGACAAGCCGACCGCCTGGCCCGCGCCCCGCCTCGCCGAGGAAACCGATGACCACTCCCGCCAGCACCGCCGGCGTCACGATCGCCGCGATTCGTGAGCAGCACGCCGATGCCGTGCTCGACATCTACCGGCTCGGCATCGCCACCGGCCACGCCACCTTCGAAACCGAGCCACCGGCCTGGGCGCAGTTCACCGCGACCCGGCTGCCTGGTCACCGTTGGGTGGCCGTCGACTCCGCCGGCCGCGTCCTCGGCTGGGTCGCCTGCTCAGCCGTGTCCGACCGGTGCGTCTACGCCGGGGTGGTGGAGCACTCCGTCTACGTCCACCCGGACGCCCGCGGCCGAGGCGTCGGCCGGCTCCTGCTCGATGCCCTGATCGCCTCCACCGAGCAGGCCGGGATCTGGACCATCCAGT
This sequence is a window from Micromonospora sp. NBRC 110009. Protein-coding genes within it:
- a CDS encoding GNAT family N-acetyltransferase; the protein is MTTPASTAGVTIAAIREQHADAVLDIYRLGIATGHATFETEPPAWAQFTATRLPGHRWVAVDSAGRVLGWVACSAVSDRCVYAGVVEHSVYVHPDARGRGVGRLLLDALIASTEQAGIWTIQSGVFPENTASLALHTACGFRTVGTRERIGRHHGTWRDVILIERRSPAIT
- a CDS encoding sodium:calcium antiporter; the encoded protein is MPDLTALPWPLAWSVGVFLLAGAVTVAGSIRLAGLGDALADRTGWGEALFGVVFFGVVTGLSGIIMTIVAAASDQPELGYSNAVGGIAAQTTAVAVADAFYRRANLEHAAASLSNVLSGCLLVALLALALLASYVPETSIAGVDPMSAVLVAVYVGGLVLIRRAGAQPMWQAIATAETRPDVPHNESALNQHSPVWLWSRFAVVGLLVAGGGWLVALAAESTVEVTGLTAGFVGGVLMGVVNALPETVTAAAAVRRGAPTLAIAAVLGGNILDVLTLVAGDLAYRHGSIYHTAGTQELLTTTTSLFMTAVLLGGLLIRQTCGWGRLGFEGVLLLASYAAMTVILAVGHG